One segment of Eschrichtius robustus isolate mEscRob2 chromosome 3, mEscRob2.pri, whole genome shotgun sequence DNA contains the following:
- the EPHA2 gene encoding ephrin type-A receptor 2 isoform X4 codes for MQNIMDDMPIYMYSVCNVVAGDQDNWLRTNWVYRGEAERIFIELKFTVRDCNSFPGGASSCKETFNLYYAESDVDYGTNFQKRQFTKIDTIAPDEITVSSDFEARHVKLNVEERSVGPLSRKGFYLAFQDIGACVALLSVRVYYKKCPEKLQGLAHFPETIAGSDAPSLATVAGTCVDHAVVPPGGEEPRMHCAVDGEWLVPIGECLCQAGYEKVEDACQACSPGFFKSEASESPCLECPTHTLPSSEGATACECEEGYFRAPQDPLSLPCTRPPSAPHYLTAVGMGAKVELRWTPPQDNGGREDITYSVTCEQCWPESGECGPCEASVSYSEPPHGLTRTSVTVSDLEPHMNYTFAVEARNGVSDLVTSRSFLTASVSINQTEPPKVKLEDRSTTSLSVSWSIPPPQQSRVWKYEVTYRKKGDSNSYNVRRTEGFSVTLDDLAPDTIYLVQVQALTQEGQGAGSKVHEFQTLSTEGSSNVAVIGGVAVGVVLLLVLAGIGFFIHRRRKSLRTRQSSEDVYFSKSEQLKPLKTYVDPHTYEDPNQAVLKFTTEIHPSCVTRQKVIGAGEFGEVYKGTLKVSGKKEVPVAIKTLKAGYTEKQRVDFLSEASIMGQFSHHNIIRLEGVVSKYKPMMIITEYMENGALDKFLREKDGEFSVLQLVGMLRGIAAGMKYLANMNYVHRDLAARNILVNCNLVCKVSDFGLSRVLEDDPEATYTTSGGKIPIRWTAPEAISYRKFTSASDVWSYGIVMWEVMTYGERPYWELSNHEVMKAINDGFRLPTPMDCPSAIYQLMMQCWQQERARRPKFADIVSILDKLIRAPESLKTLADFDPRVSIRLPSTSGSEGVPFRTVSEWLESIKMQQYTEHFLAAGYTAIEKVVQMTNDDIKRIGVRLPGHQKRIAYSLLGLKDQVNAVGIPI; via the exons ATGCAGAACATCATGGACGACATGCCCATCTACATGTACTCCGTGTGCAACGTGGTGGCCGGCGACCAGGACAACTGGCTCCGCACCAACTGGGTATACCGCGGTGAGGCCGAGCGCATCTTCATCGAGCTCAAGTTCACCGTGCGTGACTGCAATAGCTTCCCTGGGGGCGCCAGCTCCTGCAAGGAAACCTTCAACCTCTACTACGCCGAGTCTGACGTGGACTATGGCACCAACTTCCAGAAGCGCCAGTTCACCAAGATTGACACTATCGCGCCCGACGAGATCACGGTCAGCAGCGACTTTGAAGCACGCCACGTGAAGCTGAACGTGGAGGAACGCTCCGTGGGGCCGCTCAGCCGCAAGGGCTTCTACCTGGCCTTTCAGGACATTGGTGCCTGCGTGGCGCTGCTCTCTGTCCGCGTCTACTACAAGAAGTGTCCCGAGAAGCTGCAAGGCCTGGCCCACTTCCCCGAGACCATCGCGGGCTCCGACGCGCCCTCCCTGGCCACCGTGGCTGGCACCTGCGTGGACCATGCTGTAGTGCCGCCCGGGGGTGAAGAGCCCCGCATGCACTGTGCAGTGGATGGCGAATGGCTGGTGCCCATCGGCGAGTGCCTGTGCCAAGCAGGCTACGAGAAGGTGGAGGACGCCTGCCAGG CCTGCTCGCCGGGGTTCTTCAAGTCCGAGGCATCCGAGAGCCCCTGTCTGGAGTGCCCCACACACACCCTGCCATCCTCCGAGGGGGCCACCGCCTGCGAGTGTGAGGAAGGCTACTTCCGGGCCCCGCAGGACCCACTGTCACTGCCCTGCACAC GCCCGCCCTCCGCCCCGCACTACCTCACGGCTGTGGGCATGGGCGCCAAAGTGGAGCTGCGCTGGACGCCCCCCCAGGACAACGGGGGCCGCGAGGACATCACCTACAGTGTCACCTGCGAGCAGTGCTGGCCTGAGTCAGGCGAGTGCGGGCCCTGCGAGGCCAGCGTGAGCTACTCGGAGCCGCCGCACGGGCTGACCCGCACCAGCGTGACAGTCAGTGACCTGGAGCCCCACATGAACTACACCTTTGCCGTAGAGGCCCGCAACGGCGTCTCGGACCTGGTGACCAGCCGTAGCTTCCTCACTGCCAGCGTCAGCATCAACCAGACAG AGCCCCCCAAGGTGAAGCTGGAGGACCGCAGCACCACCTCGCTGAGTGTCTCTTGGAGCATCCCTCCACCACAGCAGAGCCGCGTGTGGAAGTACGAGGTCACCTACCGCAAGAAG GGGGACTCCAACAGCTACAACGTGCGCCGCACTGAAGGCTTCTCCGTGACCCTGGATGACCTGGCTCCGGACACCATCTACCTGGTCCAGGTGCAGGCGCTGACGCAGGAGGGCCAGGGTGCTGGCAGCAAGGTGCACGAGTTCCAGACGCTGT CCACGGAAGGATCTAGCAACGTGGCAGTGATTGGTGGTGTGGCCGTTGGTGTGGTCTTGCTTCTGGTGCTGGCAGGAATTGGCTTCTTCATCCACCGCAG GAGGAAGAGCCTGCGGACGCGCCAGTCCTCGGAAGACGTTTACTTTTCCAAGTCAG aACAACTGAAGCCCCTGAAGACATACGTGGACCCACACACATACGAGGACCCCAACCAGGCTGTGCTCAAGTTCACCACCGAGATCCATCCGTCCTGTGTCACACGGCAGAAGGTGATCGGAGCAG GAGAGTTTGGGGAGGTGTACAAGGGCACGCTGAAGGTGTCGGGCAAGAAGGAGGTACCCGTGGCCATCAAGACGCTGAAAGCCGGCTACACAGAGAAGCAGCGGGTGGACTTTCTCAGCGAGGCCAGCATCATGGGCCAGTTCAGCCACCACAACATCATCCGCCTGGAGGGCGTTGTCTCCAAGT ACAAGCCCATGATGATCATCACCGAATACATGGAGAATGGGGCTCTGGACAAGTTCCTTCGG GAGAAGGATGGCGAGTTCAGCGTGCTGCAGCTGGTGGGCATGCTGCGGGGCATCGCGGCCGGCATGAAGTACCTGGCCAACATGAATTACGTCCACCGCGACCTGGCTGCCCGCAACATCCTCGTCAACTGCAACCTGGTCTGCAAGGTGTCTGACTTCGGCCTGTCCCGTGTGCTGGAGGACGACCCCGAGGCCACCTACACCACCAGT GGTGGCAAGATCCCGATCCGCTGGACGGCTCCGGAGGCCATCTCCTACCGCAAGTTCACCTCCGCTAGCGACGTGTGGAGCTATGGCATCGTCATGTGGGAGGTGATGACGTACGGCGAGCGGCCCTACTGGGAGCTGTCGAACCACGAG gtgaTGAAGGCCATTAATGATGGCTTCCGGCTTCCCACACCCATGGACTGCCCCTCCGCCATCTACCAGCTCATGATGCAGTGCTGGCAGCAGGAGCGTGCCCGCCGCCCCAAGTTCGCTGACATTGTCAGCATCCTGGACAAGCTCATCCGAGCCCCCGAATCCCTCAAGACCCTGGCTGACTTTGACCCCCG GGTGTCCATCCGGCTGCCCAGCACCAGCGGCTCAGAGGGTGTGCCCTTCCGCACGGTGTCCGAGTGGCTGGAATCCATCAAGATGCAGCAGTACACTGAGCACTTCCTGGCGGCCGGCTACACGGCCATCGAGAAGGTGGTGCAGATGACCAACGA CGACATCAAGAGGATCGGGGTGCGGCTGCCCGGCCACCAGAAGCGCATTGCCTACAGCCTGCTGGGCCTCAAGGACCAGGTGAACGCAGTGGGGATCCCCATCTGA
- the EPHA2 gene encoding ephrin type-A receptor 2 isoform X5 encodes MERLAPRACLALLWGCLLAAAAAAQGKEVVLLDFAAAKGELGWLTHPYGKGWDLMQNIMDDMPIYMYSVCNVVAGDQDNWLRTNWVYRGEAERIFIELKFTVRDCNSFPGGASSCKETFNLYYAESDVDYGTNFQKRQFTKIDTIAPDEITVSSDFEARHVKLNVEERSVGPLSRKGFYLAFQDIGACVALLSVRVYYKKCPEKLQGLAHFPETIAGSDAPSLATVAGTCVDHAVVPPGGEEPRMHCAVDGEWLVPIGECLCQAGYEKVEDACQACSPGFFKSEASESPCLECPTHTLPSSEGATACECEEGYFRAPQDPLSLPCTRPPSAPHYLTAVGMGAKVELRWTPPQDNGGREDITYSVTCEQCWPESGECGPCEASVSYSEPPHGLTRTSVTVSDLEPHMNYTFAVEARNGVSDLVTSRSFLTASVSINQTEPPKVKLEDRSTTSLSVSWSIPPPQQSRVWKYEVTYRKKGDSNSYNVRRTEGFSVTLDDLAPDTIYLVQVQALTQEGQGAGSKVHEFQTLSTEGSSNVAVIGGVAVGVVLLLVLAGIGFFIHRRRKSLRTRQSSEDVYFSKSEQLKPLKTYVDPHTYEDPNQAVLKFTTEIHPSCVTRQKVIGAGEFGEVYKGTLKVSGKKEVPVAIKTLKAGYTEKQRVDFLSEASIMGQFSHHNIIRLEGVVSKYKPMMIITEYMENGALDKFLREKDGEFSVLQLVGMLRGIAAGMKYLANMNYVHRDLAARNILVNCNLVCKVSDFGLSRVLEDDPEATYTTSGGKIPIRWTAPEAISYRKFTSASDVWSYGIVMWEVMTYGERPYWELSNHEVMKAINDGFRLPTPMDCPSAIYQLMMQCWQQERARRPKFADIVSILDKLIRAPESLKTLADFDPRVSIRLPSTSGSEGVPFRTVSEWLESIKMQQYTEHFLAAGYTAIEKVVQMTNDDIKRIGVRLPGHQKRIAYSLLGLKDQVNAVGIPI; translated from the exons TGGGACCTCATGCAGAACATCATGGACGACATGCCCATCTACATGTACTCCGTGTGCAACGTGGTGGCCGGCGACCAGGACAACTGGCTCCGCACCAACTGGGTATACCGCGGTGAGGCCGAGCGCATCTTCATCGAGCTCAAGTTCACCGTGCGTGACTGCAATAGCTTCCCTGGGGGCGCCAGCTCCTGCAAGGAAACCTTCAACCTCTACTACGCCGAGTCTGACGTGGACTATGGCACCAACTTCCAGAAGCGCCAGTTCACCAAGATTGACACTATCGCGCCCGACGAGATCACGGTCAGCAGCGACTTTGAAGCACGCCACGTGAAGCTGAACGTGGAGGAACGCTCCGTGGGGCCGCTCAGCCGCAAGGGCTTCTACCTGGCCTTTCAGGACATTGGTGCCTGCGTGGCGCTGCTCTCTGTCCGCGTCTACTACAAGAAGTGTCCCGAGAAGCTGCAAGGCCTGGCCCACTTCCCCGAGACCATCGCGGGCTCCGACGCGCCCTCCCTGGCCACCGTGGCTGGCACCTGCGTGGACCATGCTGTAGTGCCGCCCGGGGGTGAAGAGCCCCGCATGCACTGTGCAGTGGATGGCGAATGGCTGGTGCCCATCGGCGAGTGCCTGTGCCAAGCAGGCTACGAGAAGGTGGAGGACGCCTGCCAGG CCTGCTCGCCGGGGTTCTTCAAGTCCGAGGCATCCGAGAGCCCCTGTCTGGAGTGCCCCACACACACCCTGCCATCCTCCGAGGGGGCCACCGCCTGCGAGTGTGAGGAAGGCTACTTCCGGGCCCCGCAGGACCCACTGTCACTGCCCTGCACAC GCCCGCCCTCCGCCCCGCACTACCTCACGGCTGTGGGCATGGGCGCCAAAGTGGAGCTGCGCTGGACGCCCCCCCAGGACAACGGGGGCCGCGAGGACATCACCTACAGTGTCACCTGCGAGCAGTGCTGGCCTGAGTCAGGCGAGTGCGGGCCCTGCGAGGCCAGCGTGAGCTACTCGGAGCCGCCGCACGGGCTGACCCGCACCAGCGTGACAGTCAGTGACCTGGAGCCCCACATGAACTACACCTTTGCCGTAGAGGCCCGCAACGGCGTCTCGGACCTGGTGACCAGCCGTAGCTTCCTCACTGCCAGCGTCAGCATCAACCAGACAG AGCCCCCCAAGGTGAAGCTGGAGGACCGCAGCACCACCTCGCTGAGTGTCTCTTGGAGCATCCCTCCACCACAGCAGAGCCGCGTGTGGAAGTACGAGGTCACCTACCGCAAGAAG GGGGACTCCAACAGCTACAACGTGCGCCGCACTGAAGGCTTCTCCGTGACCCTGGATGACCTGGCTCCGGACACCATCTACCTGGTCCAGGTGCAGGCGCTGACGCAGGAGGGCCAGGGTGCTGGCAGCAAGGTGCACGAGTTCCAGACGCTGT CCACGGAAGGATCTAGCAACGTGGCAGTGATTGGTGGTGTGGCCGTTGGTGTGGTCTTGCTTCTGGTGCTGGCAGGAATTGGCTTCTTCATCCACCGCAG GAGGAAGAGCCTGCGGACGCGCCAGTCCTCGGAAGACGTTTACTTTTCCAAGTCAG aACAACTGAAGCCCCTGAAGACATACGTGGACCCACACACATACGAGGACCCCAACCAGGCTGTGCTCAAGTTCACCACCGAGATCCATCCGTCCTGTGTCACACGGCAGAAGGTGATCGGAGCAG GAGAGTTTGGGGAGGTGTACAAGGGCACGCTGAAGGTGTCGGGCAAGAAGGAGGTACCCGTGGCCATCAAGACGCTGAAAGCCGGCTACACAGAGAAGCAGCGGGTGGACTTTCTCAGCGAGGCCAGCATCATGGGCCAGTTCAGCCACCACAACATCATCCGCCTGGAGGGCGTTGTCTCCAAGT ACAAGCCCATGATGATCATCACCGAATACATGGAGAATGGGGCTCTGGACAAGTTCCTTCGG GAGAAGGATGGCGAGTTCAGCGTGCTGCAGCTGGTGGGCATGCTGCGGGGCATCGCGGCCGGCATGAAGTACCTGGCCAACATGAATTACGTCCACCGCGACCTGGCTGCCCGCAACATCCTCGTCAACTGCAACCTGGTCTGCAAGGTGTCTGACTTCGGCCTGTCCCGTGTGCTGGAGGACGACCCCGAGGCCACCTACACCACCAGT GGTGGCAAGATCCCGATCCGCTGGACGGCTCCGGAGGCCATCTCCTACCGCAAGTTCACCTCCGCTAGCGACGTGTGGAGCTATGGCATCGTCATGTGGGAGGTGATGACGTACGGCGAGCGGCCCTACTGGGAGCTGTCGAACCACGAG gtgaTGAAGGCCATTAATGATGGCTTCCGGCTTCCCACACCCATGGACTGCCCCTCCGCCATCTACCAGCTCATGATGCAGTGCTGGCAGCAGGAGCGTGCCCGCCGCCCCAAGTTCGCTGACATTGTCAGCATCCTGGACAAGCTCATCCGAGCCCCCGAATCCCTCAAGACCCTGGCTGACTTTGACCCCCG GGTGTCCATCCGGCTGCCCAGCACCAGCGGCTCAGAGGGTGTGCCCTTCCGCACGGTGTCCGAGTGGCTGGAATCCATCAAGATGCAGCAGTACACTGAGCACTTCCTGGCGGCCGGCTACACGGCCATCGAGAAGGTGGTGCAGATGACCAACGA CGACATCAAGAGGATCGGGGTGCGGCTGCCCGGCCACCAGAAGCGCATTGCCTACAGCCTGCTGGGCCTCAAGGACCAGGTGAACGCAGTGGGGATCCCCATCTGA
- the EPHA2 gene encoding ephrin type-A receptor 2 isoform X2 — protein sequence MERLAPRACLALLWGCLLAAAAAAQGKEVVLLDFAAAKGELGWLTHPYGKGWDLMQNIMDDMPIYMYSVCNVVAGDQDNWLRTNWVYRGEAERIFIELKFTVRDCNSFPGGASSCKETFNLYYAESDVDYGTNFQKRQFTKIDTIAPDEITVSSDFEARHVKLNVEERSVGPLSRKGFYLAFQDIGACVALLSVRVYYKKCPEKLQGLAHFPETIAGSDAPSLATVAGTCVDHAVVPPGGEEPRMHCAVDGEWLVPIGECLCQAGYEKVEDACQACSPGFFKSEASESPCLECPTHTLPSSEGATACECEEGYFRAPQDPLSLPCTRPPSAPHYLTAVGMGAKVELRWTPPQDNGGREDITYSVTCEQCWPESGECGPCEASVSYSEPPHGLTRTSVTVSDLEPHMNYTFAVEARNGVSDLVTSRSFLTASVSINQTEPPKVKLEDRSTTSLSVSWSIPPPQQSRVWKYEVTYRKKGDSNSYNVRRTEGFSVTLDDLAPDTIYLVQVQALTQEGQGAGSKVHEFQTLSTEGSSNVAVIGGVAVGVVLLLVLAGIGFFIHRRRKSLRTRQSSEDVYFSKSEQLKPLKTYVDPHTYEDPNQAVLKFTTEIHPSCVTRQKVIGAGEFGEVYKGTLKVSGKKEVPVAIKTLKAGYTEKQRVDFLSEASIMGQFSHHNIIRLEGVVSKCEARLQSGVWGTHAGNGGDCPPGPLIEPLFIDVPTPAPPVPLPSTRGHPLTPVLTPADKPMMIITEYMENGALDKFLREKDGEFSVLQLVGMLRGIAAGMKYLANMNYVHRDLAARNILVNCNLVCKVSDFGLSRVLEDDPEATYTTSGGKIPIRWTAPEAISYRKFTSASDVWSYGIVMWEVMTYGERPYWELSNHEVMKAINDGFRLPTPMDCPSAIYQLMMQCWQQERARRPKFADIVSILDKLIRAPESLKTLADFDPRVSIRLPSTSGSEGVPFRTVSEWLESIKMQQYTEHFLAAGYTAIEKVVQMTNDDIKRIGVRLPGHQKRIAYSLLGLKDQVNAVGIPI from the exons TGGGACCTCATGCAGAACATCATGGACGACATGCCCATCTACATGTACTCCGTGTGCAACGTGGTGGCCGGCGACCAGGACAACTGGCTCCGCACCAACTGGGTATACCGCGGTGAGGCCGAGCGCATCTTCATCGAGCTCAAGTTCACCGTGCGTGACTGCAATAGCTTCCCTGGGGGCGCCAGCTCCTGCAAGGAAACCTTCAACCTCTACTACGCCGAGTCTGACGTGGACTATGGCACCAACTTCCAGAAGCGCCAGTTCACCAAGATTGACACTATCGCGCCCGACGAGATCACGGTCAGCAGCGACTTTGAAGCACGCCACGTGAAGCTGAACGTGGAGGAACGCTCCGTGGGGCCGCTCAGCCGCAAGGGCTTCTACCTGGCCTTTCAGGACATTGGTGCCTGCGTGGCGCTGCTCTCTGTCCGCGTCTACTACAAGAAGTGTCCCGAGAAGCTGCAAGGCCTGGCCCACTTCCCCGAGACCATCGCGGGCTCCGACGCGCCCTCCCTGGCCACCGTGGCTGGCACCTGCGTGGACCATGCTGTAGTGCCGCCCGGGGGTGAAGAGCCCCGCATGCACTGTGCAGTGGATGGCGAATGGCTGGTGCCCATCGGCGAGTGCCTGTGCCAAGCAGGCTACGAGAAGGTGGAGGACGCCTGCCAGG CCTGCTCGCCGGGGTTCTTCAAGTCCGAGGCATCCGAGAGCCCCTGTCTGGAGTGCCCCACACACACCCTGCCATCCTCCGAGGGGGCCACCGCCTGCGAGTGTGAGGAAGGCTACTTCCGGGCCCCGCAGGACCCACTGTCACTGCCCTGCACAC GCCCGCCCTCCGCCCCGCACTACCTCACGGCTGTGGGCATGGGCGCCAAAGTGGAGCTGCGCTGGACGCCCCCCCAGGACAACGGGGGCCGCGAGGACATCACCTACAGTGTCACCTGCGAGCAGTGCTGGCCTGAGTCAGGCGAGTGCGGGCCCTGCGAGGCCAGCGTGAGCTACTCGGAGCCGCCGCACGGGCTGACCCGCACCAGCGTGACAGTCAGTGACCTGGAGCCCCACATGAACTACACCTTTGCCGTAGAGGCCCGCAACGGCGTCTCGGACCTGGTGACCAGCCGTAGCTTCCTCACTGCCAGCGTCAGCATCAACCAGACAG AGCCCCCCAAGGTGAAGCTGGAGGACCGCAGCACCACCTCGCTGAGTGTCTCTTGGAGCATCCCTCCACCACAGCAGAGCCGCGTGTGGAAGTACGAGGTCACCTACCGCAAGAAG GGGGACTCCAACAGCTACAACGTGCGCCGCACTGAAGGCTTCTCCGTGACCCTGGATGACCTGGCTCCGGACACCATCTACCTGGTCCAGGTGCAGGCGCTGACGCAGGAGGGCCAGGGTGCTGGCAGCAAGGTGCACGAGTTCCAGACGCTGT CCACGGAAGGATCTAGCAACGTGGCAGTGATTGGTGGTGTGGCCGTTGGTGTGGTCTTGCTTCTGGTGCTGGCAGGAATTGGCTTCTTCATCCACCGCAG GAGGAAGAGCCTGCGGACGCGCCAGTCCTCGGAAGACGTTTACTTTTCCAAGTCAG aACAACTGAAGCCCCTGAAGACATACGTGGACCCACACACATACGAGGACCCCAACCAGGCTGTGCTCAAGTTCACCACCGAGATCCATCCGTCCTGTGTCACACGGCAGAAGGTGATCGGAGCAG GAGAGTTTGGGGAGGTGTACAAGGGCACGCTGAAGGTGTCGGGCAAGAAGGAGGTACCCGTGGCCATCAAGACGCTGAAAGCCGGCTACACAGAGAAGCAGCGGGTGGACTTTCTCAGCGAGGCCAGCATCATGGGCCAGTTCAGCCACCACAACATCATCCGCCTGGAGGGCGTTGTCTCCAAGTGTGAGGCCCGGCTCCAGAGTGGGGTGTGGGGGACCCACGCGGGGAATGGGGGGGACTGCCCCCCGGGGCCTCTGATAGAGCCTCTGTTCATAGATGTGCCCACCCCAGCCCCGCCTGTGCCTCTTCCCTCCACCCGTGGCCATCCCCTCACACCTGTGCTCACCCCTGCAGACAAGCCCATGATGATCATCACCGAATACATGGAGAATGGGGCTCTGGACAAGTTCCTTCGG GAGAAGGATGGCGAGTTCAGCGTGCTGCAGCTGGTGGGCATGCTGCGGGGCATCGCGGCCGGCATGAAGTACCTGGCCAACATGAATTACGTCCACCGCGACCTGGCTGCCCGCAACATCCTCGTCAACTGCAACCTGGTCTGCAAGGTGTCTGACTTCGGCCTGTCCCGTGTGCTGGAGGACGACCCCGAGGCCACCTACACCACCAGT GGTGGCAAGATCCCGATCCGCTGGACGGCTCCGGAGGCCATCTCCTACCGCAAGTTCACCTCCGCTAGCGACGTGTGGAGCTATGGCATCGTCATGTGGGAGGTGATGACGTACGGCGAGCGGCCCTACTGGGAGCTGTCGAACCACGAG gtgaTGAAGGCCATTAATGATGGCTTCCGGCTTCCCACACCCATGGACTGCCCCTCCGCCATCTACCAGCTCATGATGCAGTGCTGGCAGCAGGAGCGTGCCCGCCGCCCCAAGTTCGCTGACATTGTCAGCATCCTGGACAAGCTCATCCGAGCCCCCGAATCCCTCAAGACCCTGGCTGACTTTGACCCCCG GGTGTCCATCCGGCTGCCCAGCACCAGCGGCTCAGAGGGTGTGCCCTTCCGCACGGTGTCCGAGTGGCTGGAATCCATCAAGATGCAGCAGTACACTGAGCACTTCCTGGCGGCCGGCTACACGGCCATCGAGAAGGTGGTGCAGATGACCAACGA CGACATCAAGAGGATCGGGGTGCGGCTGCCCGGCCACCAGAAGCGCATTGCCTACAGCCTGCTGGGCCTCAAGGACCAGGTGAACGCAGTGGGGATCCCCATCTGA